In Lentimicrobiaceae bacterium, a single genomic region encodes these proteins:
- a CDS encoding helix-hairpin-helix domain-containing protein, which translates to MLIILILLFSGYWLPLFAPSGSELLPLSNEIAPLEKQAADSTWQMPSFKKYKTTWVNRRESLTRARFVPFPFDPNNLPIEQWRKMGMPEWKIKIIKNYEAAGGKFYTKKDFSKIYCITDDEFQLLAPYIAISKKLASNFLPAVHETSVPVIVDINSADTTQLQVLKGIGTTFARRIVKYRNLLGGFVKENQLLEVYGMDTIRYNLFKSQLTIDPSHIQRININTATIKELNKHPYIDYFIARSIVQYREKNGKYTDVKEIIQAKLIFGSLYDKIAPYLTVN; encoded by the coding sequence ATGTTAATTATCCTGATATTATTATTCTCAGGATATTGGCTACCATTGTTCGCACCATCAGGTTCAGAACTTCTACCGCTAAGTAACGAAATTGCTCCTTTAGAAAAGCAAGCCGCTGATTCAACTTGGCAGATGCCTAGTTTCAAAAAATACAAAACCACATGGGTAAACCGGCGTGAATCACTAACCCGTGCACGTTTTGTCCCGTTTCCATTCGATCCGAATAATTTACCTATAGAACAATGGCGAAAAATGGGAATGCCAGAATGGAAAATTAAAATCATAAAAAATTACGAGGCTGCCGGAGGAAAGTTTTACACAAAAAAAGATTTTAGTAAAATATATTGCATTACCGATGATGAATTTCAGCTTCTTGCACCATATATTGCTATTTCCAAGAAACTTGCATCCAATTTTTTACCTGCTGTACACGAAACTTCCGTGCCGGTAATTGTTGATATCAATTCTGCCGATACTACCCAGCTTCAAGTCTTGAAAGGCATTGGAACAACATTCGCACGTAGAATCGTCAAATACAGAAACCTGTTGGGAGGTTTTGTAAAAGAAAATCAACTGTTGGAAGTGTATGGTATGGATACTATCCGGTATAATCTTTTCAAATCTCAGCTTACTATTGACCCTTCGCATATTCAGCGGATTAATATCAATACAGCCACTATCAAAGAATTAAATAAACATCCTTATATTGATTATTTTATCGCCCGTTCAATTGTTCAATACCGCGAAAAAAACGGAAAATATACCGATGTAAAAGAAATAATACAAGCAAAATTAATTTTCGGAAGCTTATACGACAAAATAGCGCCTTATTTAACTGTAAATTAA
- a CDS encoding insulinase family protein, which translates to RVEYILPDNDEPLVAVETDKEATDNTVMMFYKNPQKKEKTLADYREVIMQDIYNSMLNARLNEILQQPDAPFVYASTSYGSFIARTQDAYTSYAMMKENQIEKGIETLLIENERVKKFGFTETEFERQKQELLARYEKQAKEFNKTESANYTNDYVNNFLSQTAIPGAVNQFDLLKKLLPGIQLSEINSLPRQWITDKNLAIVVTAPEKEGVKVPTHETILSIIKNTKNNKEITPYIDKFKEAPLVNDNLQTSPVSKKTENSENGITEISLSNGIKIILKPTDFKNDEILMKAFSPGGNSLYPDKDIMSANSATTIIEQSGAGKFDNVELKKKLKGKVVEITPYIDDIKEGFNGSASPKDFETLLQLTYLYFNAPREDTSAMKTYISKTKNQLKFIKSNPMYAFYDTLIRTTTQNNPRVIVIPTEEQLSQITMNKVSHIYHDRFADASDFTFIFVGSFKSDTLIPLLEKYLGSLPVINRTETWKNVSPIFPAGVTDVSIRKGTEPKSMVGIVFSEKFDWNQKNRMNLVIINEILQIKLIEVIREELSGVYSPQTMLTFDKYPESQFSQMTMFGCSPKNTKKLSKAVLKIFARMQKKGPSETDLNKSKEKLIRARETDVKTNSFWLNRIETSYFNGDELQPIEKYNEMVNSITVGDIQKATQQFFKKNHYVRAVLLPLEK; encoded by the coding sequence ACGTGTTGAATACATCCTTCCCGACAACGATGAACCCTTGGTTGCCGTGGAAACAGACAAAGAAGCCACCGATAATACGGTGATGATGTTTTACAAAAACCCGCAGAAAAAAGAAAAAACACTGGCTGATTACCGTGAAGTGATAATGCAGGACATATATAACAGTATGTTGAATGCCCGGCTTAACGAAATCCTTCAGCAACCCGATGCTCCTTTCGTATATGCCAGCACATCCTATGGAAGCTTTATCGCCCGTACACAAGATGCCTACACCTCGTATGCCATGATGAAAGAAAACCAAATTGAAAAAGGCATTGAAACACTGCTTATTGAAAATGAAAGAGTAAAGAAATTCGGATTCACCGAAACGGAATTTGAACGGCAGAAACAGGAATTGCTTGCCCGTTACGAAAAACAAGCCAAAGAATTTAACAAAACCGAGTCGGCAAATTATACTAACGATTATGTTAATAATTTTCTTTCCCAAACAGCAATTCCCGGTGCTGTTAACCAGTTTGACCTGCTGAAAAAATTACTCCCCGGCATTCAGTTGTCCGAAATCAACAGCCTTCCACGGCAATGGATTACCGATAAAAATTTAGCTATCGTTGTTACGGCTCCCGAAAAAGAAGGTGTAAAGGTTCCGACCCATGAAACGATACTTTCTATCATAAAAAACACAAAGAACAATAAGGAAATCACTCCTTATATTGACAAATTTAAGGAAGCACCACTGGTAAACGACAACCTGCAAACCTCACCGGTAAGTAAGAAAACAGAAAATTCCGAAAATGGAATCACAGAAATTAGCCTCAGCAATGGTATCAAAATTATACTGAAACCCACCGATTTTAAAAATGACGAAATCCTTATGAAGGCTTTCAGCCCCGGTGGCAATTCGCTGTATCCCGACAAGGACATCATGTCGGCAAATTCAGCAACTACAATTATAGAACAAAGTGGTGCCGGAAAATTTGATAATGTGGAACTTAAAAAGAAACTCAAAGGAAAAGTTGTTGAAATTACACCTTATATAGATGATATTAAAGAAGGATTTAACGGAAGCGCTTCTCCCAAGGACTTTGAAACACTTCTTCAACTTACTTATTTGTATTTCAATGCTCCGAGGGAGGACACCTCAGCTATGAAAACATACATCTCAAAAACAAAAAACCAGTTGAAGTTTATCAAATCGAATCCAATGTATGCTTTCTATGATACTCTTATCCGAACTACAACCCAAAATAATCCGCGTGTAATTGTTATTCCTACAGAAGAACAGCTTTCGCAAATTACCATGAATAAGGTTTCTCACATTTACCACGACAGGTTTGCAGACGCCAGCGATTTTACCTTCATTTTTGTAGGAAGTTTTAAAAGCGATACGCTGATACCCCTGCTAGAAAAATACCTGGGAAGCCTGCCTGTAATCAACCGTACCGAAACCTGGAAAAACGTAAGTCCAATATTCCCAGCCGGAGTAACCGATGTAAGCATTCGTAAAGGCACCGAACCCAAAAGTATGGTAGGAATTGTTTTTTCGGAAAAATTCGACTGGAATCAAAAAAACAGGATGAATCTCGTTATTATCAATGAAATATTGCAAATAAAACTCATTGAAGTCATACGAGAAGAGCTCAGTGGGGTGTATTCGCCGCAAACCATGCTTACATTTGATAAATACCCCGAATCTCAATTTTCACAGATGACAATGTTTGGTTGCTCGCCAAAAAATACCAAAAAACTTAGCAAGGCTGTATTAAAAATTTTTGCCAGAATGCAGAAAAAAGGACCCTCGGAAACTGACCTCAACAAATCGAAGGAAAAGCTTATACGGGCAAGGGAAACCGACGTTAAAACCAATTCTTTCTGGTTGAACAGAATCGAAACGAGTTATTTTAACGGTGACGAACTGCAACCTATTGAAAAATATAACGAAATGGTTAATTCCATCACCGTAGGCGATATTCAAAAAGCTACTCAACAGTTCTTCAAAAAGAACCATTACGTTAGAGCCGTTTTACTGCCTTTGGAAAAATAA
- a CDS encoding PfkB family carbohydrate kinase, which yields MRRIFALGETVLDILFRDDKPVSATPGGSMLNVAVSLGRLGLPVYLISEQAEDSTAAFISRFLQNSSVSQQFIHKIKGKTPIALAFLDSQNNAVYSFYHDNLPLKESTPASLPDIQQTDLLLFGSFYALKPQNRHIINHCTGNSKTGKPFVIYDPNFRTAHSNSLQEVFSVICQNIASADIVRASDEDLFNIFHETDTLKLAEIIAELGCKQLIITRNKQGVDIINPTLQKHYPVPEIKTMSTIGAGDAFNAGLAYALFTLNPQFHKIIPDEKFWDKAINIAINLSSAVCCSYENYIPFGHKL from the coding sequence ATGCGCCGGATCTTTGCTTTAGGCGAAACGGTACTCGACATTCTTTTCCGCGACGATAAGCCTGTATCGGCTACTCCCGGCGGATCAATGCTCAATGTTGCCGTTTCGCTTGGCAGGCTCGGTTTACCCGTTTACCTCATAAGCGAACAGGCTGAGGACTCAACAGCTGCATTCATCAGTAGGTTTCTCCAAAATTCTTCTGTATCACAACAATTTATTCATAAAATAAAAGGGAAAACGCCTATTGCTCTTGCTTTTCTCGACTCACAAAATAATGCGGTTTATTCTTTCTATCACGACAATCTACCTTTAAAAGAGTCAACCCCGGCGTCTCTGCCTGATATTCAGCAAACCGATTTGTTACTTTTTGGCTCTTTTTATGCATTAAAACCCCAAAACAGGCATATTATCAACCATTGCACCGGAAATTCAAAAACCGGGAAACCGTTTGTAATTTACGATCCTAATTTCAGAACTGCACATTCCAATTCCTTGCAGGAAGTTTTTTCGGTTATTTGTCAAAATATTGCTTCCGCTGATATTGTAAGGGCATCAGACGAGGACCTATTTAATATTTTCCATGAAACCGATACCCTGAAATTGGCAGAAATTATTGCAGAATTAGGTTGTAAACAACTGATTATTACGAGAAACAAACAGGGTGTAGATATAATAAACCCTACCTTACAAAAGCATTACCCCGTTCCGGAAATAAAAACAATGAGTACCATCGGAGCAGGAGACGCCTTCAATGCGGGACTGGCTTATGCTTTATTTACATTAAACCCTCAATTTCATAAAATAATACCAGACGAAAAATTCTGGGATAAAGCTATAAATATTGCTATTAACTTATCTTCAGCAGTTTGCTGTTCGTACGAAAATTACATTCCATTCGGACACAAACTTTAA
- the hpdB gene encoding 4-hydroxyphenylacetate decarboxylase large subunit — METLNYYGKNISETIEGREAKPNPTPRAERLRSLYLDTKSSASVEFPYWYTRRWEELDGEIPVIRRAEALKSAFSHLTPVIYPEELLVMGKASYLRGSYPMPWLSEAYFMATEDRMYNDAMQAGKISADTVTTMGQGGGNVTQSMGNVLSIAGKFGLRKEEMPVLMNIARRWYNKSVDDIGHKYEQMVPAYKEKEAIMRSVICMFDSGYTLPQGREVINYYYPLQYGIDGIIAYCHQRAAEIAGKYEMDRLYFYKAAAITLEGIQKWILNYADEARFLAGLEKDKKQQLEYAEIANRLQWIASKPPRNFTDALQLIWTFHIAVLNEDAISGLSPGRLGKVLYPFWKTDFDKGLISREETLEWLECMRVKFTEIDCFASMGVVGGVLSGNTFNNLCVGGLDKDGKEASNELEMLILESGMRCDTPQPTLSMLYDEKLPEEFLLKGIECTKIGTGYPAWVNNSTAIDFLLNNYGEEGMKPEEARAWSIGGCLETSPGSWMPLDFAGKKWLIPGGSAPATSVGVHFISLPKILEIVIFNGTDPRTGQRIYPEHNRKLDSYEEIWTIFQDYFRRTVEVLTLTNNIQHDAWRKITPSLVNSLLKPDCLSSGRDIGNQGARYNRTFNVEITGGVNLVNSLASIKKNVFDEGHFSISTLRDAIKANFGYKSALETGYYSLLEQVKNENFQSWLKIHKLCIDAPKYGNDNPYVDDIFKKWTEWFCTMCSDYKSLYNKPLYACMISVSTHAPMGAVTLASPDGRLCGTTFADGSLSAYPGSDKKGPYALFSSATCYDHSLAQNSQLNMKIHPSAVKGREGSRKFLELIRSYLRKGAFHVQFNIVDSRMLKAAQLHPEQYRGLMVRVAGFTQYWVELGKQIQDEVIARTEYEELS; from the coding sequence ATGGAAACATTAAATTACTATGGAAAAAACATTTCAGAAACCATAGAAGGAAGGGAAGCTAAGCCCAACCCTACTCCCAGAGCAGAACGACTCAGGAGCCTTTATCTCGACACTAAATCGTCAGCATCGGTTGAATTTCCGTATTGGTACACTCGGCGCTGGGAAGAACTGGATGGCGAAATACCTGTAATCAGAAGGGCTGAAGCCCTTAAAAGTGCTTTCAGCCACCTTACTCCCGTTATCTATCCCGAAGAATTATTGGTGATGGGAAAAGCATCCTATCTGCGGGGCTCTTATCCTATGCCCTGGCTATCAGAAGCCTATTTTATGGCTACTGAAGACAGAATGTACAACGATGCCATGCAGGCAGGTAAAATCAGCGCGGATACGGTTACTACTATGGGCCAGGGTGGAGGAAATGTTACACAAAGTATGGGCAACGTTCTCTCCATTGCAGGCAAATTCGGACTAAGAAAAGAAGAAATGCCTGTACTGATGAATATTGCCCGCCGTTGGTATAATAAATCCGTGGACGACATCGGACATAAATATGAACAAATGGTACCTGCTTACAAGGAAAAAGAAGCCATCATGCGTTCGGTAATTTGCATGTTCGATTCGGGTTATACCTTGCCACAGGGTCGCGAAGTTATCAATTACTATTACCCGCTCCAGTATGGCATTGACGGTATTATCGCTTATTGCCACCAACGTGCCGCCGAAATTGCCGGAAAGTACGAAATGGACAGACTCTACTTTTATAAAGCTGCAGCCATTACCCTTGAAGGAATACAAAAATGGATACTTAATTACGCCGACGAAGCTCGCTTTCTTGCAGGTTTGGAAAAAGATAAAAAACAACAACTTGAATATGCCGAGATCGCTAATCGTCTGCAATGGATTGCTTCAAAACCACCCAGGAATTTTACCGACGCACTACAACTTATCTGGACATTTCATATTGCGGTACTTAATGAAGATGCCATTTCCGGACTTTCGCCCGGAAGATTAGGAAAGGTATTGTACCCGTTTTGGAAAACTGATTTCGATAAAGGGCTAATTTCTCGTGAAGAAACTCTCGAATGGCTCGAATGTATGCGTGTCAAATTCACCGAAATTGACTGTTTTGCATCCATGGGCGTAGTAGGAGGTGTGCTTTCGGGTAATACTTTCAACAACCTGTGCGTGGGAGGGCTCGATAAAGATGGAAAAGAGGCATCTAATGAGCTGGAAATGCTTATTTTGGAATCAGGAATGCGCTGTGATACCCCGCAGCCAACTCTTTCGATGTTATACGACGAAAAACTCCCCGAAGAATTCCTGTTGAAAGGAATTGAATGCACCAAGATCGGTACCGGCTACCCTGCCTGGGTAAATAATTCCACCGCAATTGATTTTTTACTGAACAACTACGGCGAGGAGGGAATGAAACCAGAAGAAGCCCGCGCATGGTCAATAGGCGGATGCCTCGAAACTTCTCCCGGAAGCTGGATGCCTCTTGACTTCGCAGGGAAAAAATGGTTAATCCCGGGAGGTTCTGCCCCAGCAACCAGCGTAGGCGTGCATTTTATTTCTCTGCCCAAAATTCTGGAAATAGTAATTTTTAATGGCACTGACCCCCGTACCGGACAACGTATTTACCCGGAGCACAACCGAAAATTAGATTCTTACGAAGAAATTTGGACTATTTTTCAGGATTATTTCCGTCGTACTGTTGAAGTTCTTACCTTGACCAACAATATTCAACATGATGCCTGGCGCAAAATTACTCCATCGTTAGTTAACTCGTTGCTAAAACCCGACTGCCTTTCTTCCGGAAGAGACATTGGAAATCAAGGTGCAAGATACAATCGTACCTTTAATGTGGAAATTACAGGAGGAGTGAACCTGGTAAATTCGTTGGCATCCATTAAAAAAAATGTTTTTGACGAAGGACATTTTAGCATCAGCACTTTGCGTGATGCCATAAAAGCAAATTTTGGATACAAATCGGCACTCGAAACCGGATATTATTCTCTCCTTGAACAGGTAAAAAATGAAAATTTTCAATCCTGGTTAAAAATCCACAAGCTATGCATTGATGCTCCAAAATACGGAAACGATAATCCTTATGTTGACGACATCTTTAAAAAATGGACGGAATGGTTCTGCACCATGTGTTCTGATTACAAGTCGCTTTACAACAAGCCATTGTATGCCTGTATGATTTCCGTTTCCACCCATGCTCCCATGGGAGCGGTAACCCTTGCCTCACCCGACGGCAGGCTTTGCGGAACAACTTTTGCTGATGGTTCGCTTTCGGCATATCCAGGCAGCGATAAAAAAGGACCGTACGCACTTTTTAGCTCTGCCACCTGCTACGATCACTCGTTAGCCCAAAACTCTCAGTTAAATATGAAGATTCACCCCTCTGCCGTGAAAGGGAGAGAGGGCAGCCGGAAATTCCTCGAACTCATCAGGTCGTACCTTCGCAAAGGAGCTTTCCATGTGCAGTTTAACATTGTGGATTCCCGTATGCTGAAAGCCGCCCAGTTGCATCCCGAACAATACAGAGGGTTAATGGTCAGAGTGGCAGGTTTTACCCAATATTGGGTTGAATTAGGCAAGCAAATCCAAGATGAGGTTATTGCCCGTACGGAGTACGAAGAACTTTCCTGA
- a CDS encoding tetratricopeptide repeat protein, giving the protein MKYCILLCGLLFWGIFLSAGTSEREYSEKDLKKASNINKALIYNKLSEKYRGIDREKSLDFAQKALQYASRFGQYSQKGTAYKNIGVVYYFTGNIPLAEKYYEIAVEAFQKEDDLQGIANCYNNIGLLYQDRASYDTSLFYFEKALVLFQKNNDKQSISKIYLNKGLVFNSKGDYSRALQFFRQAYALSVTLNDLSSMMNSLINIGTVYETQEKLDEALTYYHKALHISNATGDKHTKSTIFSNIGFIYYSKDDYPHAIENLYAALVIKQELVDKSGMITCLNILGNIYTGNKKYDKANELFFQSLKLSEDIGEKRSIAIALTCIGSNLIKMEYYAKANEYFHQSLEIAISIGAKPEIRNNYELMVISYAAMKDFNSSEKYIQLYKAYTDSLTVNENVLVSQKSGTEEAYSENSKYRNNKGYWFFNPKIYIGATIILLIFTIVFLLLRKRIKENKKQVNQN; this is encoded by the coding sequence ATGAAATATTGCATTTTACTTTGTGGATTATTGTTTTGGGGGATTTTTCTGTCGGCAGGCACATCTGAACGGGAATATTCAGAAAAAGACCTAAAAAAAGCCTCTAACATAAACAAAGCATTAATTTACAACAAACTATCTGAAAAATATCGAGGTATTGACCGTGAAAAATCGCTTGATTTCGCTCAAAAAGCCCTACAATACGCTTCCCGTTTCGGACAATATTCACAGAAAGGAACTGCTTATAAAAACATAGGGGTGGTGTATTATTTTACAGGAAATATTCCCCTTGCCGAGAAATATTACGAAATTGCCGTAGAAGCATTTCAAAAAGAAGATGATTTGCAGGGTATTGCCAATTGCTATAATAATATAGGACTTCTTTACCAGGACAGAGCAAGTTATGATACTTCTCTCTTCTATTTTGAAAAAGCCCTGGTATTGTTTCAGAAAAATAATGATAAACAAAGCATTTCTAAAATATATCTCAATAAGGGGTTAGTATTCAACAGCAAGGGAGATTATAGCCGTGCATTACAATTTTTCAGACAGGCATATGCTCTGAGTGTTACGCTTAACGATTTAAGTAGCATGATGAATTCACTAATCAACATAGGTACCGTTTATGAAACCCAGGAAAAACTGGATGAAGCCCTTACCTATTACCATAAAGCATTGCATATATCCAATGCAACAGGTGACAAACATACCAAATCAACAATATTTAGCAATATAGGTTTCATTTATTATTCCAAAGACGATTATCCACATGCAATTGAAAATCTGTATGCAGCACTTGTAATAAAACAGGAACTTGTTGATAAATCGGGGATGATAACCTGCCTTAATATTTTGGGAAACATTTATACGGGAAATAAAAAATATGATAAGGCTAACGAGTTATTTTTCCAGTCGCTAAAACTGAGTGAGGATATTGGAGAAAAGCGTAGCATTGCCATTGCATTAACATGCATTGGCAGTAATCTTATTAAAATGGAATACTATGCAAAAGCCAACGAATATTTCCACCAAAGCCTTGAAATTGCCATTTCTATTGGTGCAAAACCTGAAATCAGGAACAATTACGAGTTAATGGTTATCAGTTATGCTGCCATGAAAGATTTTAATTCCTCCGAAAAATATATCCAGTTGTATAAAGCCTATACCGATTCGCTCACAGTAAATGAAAATGTATTAGTAAGCCAGAAAAGCGGAACCGAAGAAGCATATTCTGAAAACAGTAAATATCGGAATAATAAAGGCTACTGGTTTTTTAATCCTAAAATATACATAGGAGCTACCATTATTTTGCTTATCTTTACCATTGTTTTTCTGCTTTTGCGAAAAAGGATAAAAGAAAACAAAAAACAGGTTAATCAGAATTAA